In Tachypleus tridentatus isolate NWPU-2018 chromosome 3, ASM421037v1, whole genome shotgun sequence, the sequence ttggattagtgtggccatgtGTTATTATTTCAGAGGAGAAGACGGTAGAGAGTACTTCTGTTTATAACATTTGATTGGAAACCTCGACAGCTCCACtggattagtgtggccatgtGCAATTATTTCAGAGGAGAAGACGGTAAAGAGTCCTTCTGCTTATGACtgcgttttttttatttattggatgtgggtctattgccctctatggatcctgctctaGCTCAAATGGTCGGGTCTGAATTTATTGGTACACGTACTAATGATTGAGGGCATGGACgagtggtttgtttaatttttggggtatcaAGAGAGGTAGATCCCATGGAAACATCTTGACTTGAGAAAGGCGAAGTTTggcaatgactggaaggtgtGGTCAAGACAAAGGTGAAAGGAGACATTGATttgtgaactgtgttgattttggaaagtgtttcattaagatttgctGGTGAAGATTGTGTATGGGATAGGGTAAGGTCTGTTTGGACTCCTTCTGTAGCAGTAGAATgggttacagcagcataagttctAGATggaataggtaataataattttcgagccactgtgtaagtgagattgttaactgtcttgagactttgtacttctttttcttctacccatttagggcaagaagtaaaataagaaggatgcgtaccattacagtttatacaatgtgTTCGAGTTGACATTCAGTGGCATgatggtctttaccaccacaacagGCACAGGTCAAGGAACAATggcaagattgttttgaatgaccaaatcaTTGATAATGGAAACATCGTATAGGATTTGGAATATAAGGTCGCTTATATCCTGCTTTTATTGTGGTGGAAGGACATGGTActgtaaatgttagtattagaacatttgtttgttCCAAAATTCCATCTTTTTGAGTGAAGATTCAGAGTACTGAAGgtgacaccttggctggtgaGACCTGCAAGGATCTCTGATTCTGGGACAGtccttaaatctctttcaacAATGATTCCTCTGGAAGTATTCAAAgtggaatgaggagtaacctTAATGGGTATGTCCCCCAAGGCCTTTGATGTCAGaaggagtttggaatgttgttatgaagatgtttccactaagatgTCTCCCAAATGTAGCTTTTTTACTGATTtgggggagccagcaagcccttctgaataaaaaatggaagaCATCTGCCCTAGAGGTTTGTCACTTAAGGAATGCAAAATAAAGAATTGCGAGACAGATTCAAGTGGTGAGTTAGGCTGTACAAATTCATTAATGCGTGGTCGTTTTCCAGTAGTCGGGTTTTTCTCGATGGTttcaagttgtgttattttttgttttaagagtgtccatgataaaagaaaatttttcggtgcccactgaccccacccaccatgaagccctacaaggggatgcactacagtgccttaAGGGCACTGCAGtcatgccagggttttgtgagcagaCCACATGTCAGACCAATGCCAGACagaatgtccacaacacccgttgtaGACATCCTATGCTGgttggtactcagttgaccctggcccaaatggactagctgATTGATCCTGGGAGGCCATCCCAAGACCacccatttacaggaattcaaggccaaagtggtgtgttggatcTCTCAACCACTAGGATTCTCTCTTCCCCTTCATGGGTTACCATGTACAGCAAACacacaggtggatgtttagatcccagaggaggtaaactgtaagaacaTAACCTTCTGTGGgtggtcccctcaccacatacaggaatccacatcgagggtgCATGGGAATATCCCCAATCACTTTTGAATGTAAGAGAAGTTCACTATGTTTAGATGCAGATGCTTCCACGAATATGTCACCAAAGCAAAGCTTTTTCCACTGGCTTTGGatagccagcaagtccttctagtccctcctgaataaaaaagggagacatattTCCTAAAGGATTGTCTAaaagataatgtaatataaaaaaatgagatacaggtgttgcggatgttgaagattgctgctcagaaccttcaagatgtggtcatttacctatggtctgttttttcattattttattgaagtttttatttgggggatccaaaataaagaaagaatgctTTAGTGCACACTAACATCACTCACCAAAAGGGGACAtactacaatgccaaataaggacactgcagcaatgtcagggtttcgtgagcactatacccaaacaccagcatcagatgcaCCTGTCGAGAACACCAATACTGGTACAAGTGGACCAGTCGACTGACCCTGAAGGGGCCATCCAAAGGCTGCCCATTTACAGGATTTCAAGGCTAAAGTGATGTGTTcaggttggacccttcaacctccagaatcctcttctccccttcacaggttgcctcacacagcaaacatgtgggtggatgtttagatcccagaggaggtaaactaaaataaatcttttttggaaggtcccctcaccacataaaAGAGTTTTGGGATGTGTACCAGGAGTCATCATCAAAGGAGTAGAAGACAGAATACTGCTAGAATGTGCAACAATCCACCATCAAGGGATAGAAAGATTATTTACCAATTGGTGAGATGAGATTGCtaaaacaatgaaagtaataaatttatcatcatttgtttttattttgttcatgtatattcacataaatgtacagaaaaaaatatttgtgacagCCATTCtctaattttcaaatgaaaatctAGGTTAAAAAACAGCAATTAaacagctttgtttgtttggataTAAGCAAAACGACACAATgggatggctatctgtgctctgtccactacaggtattgaaactcagtttctCGTGTTAAATTAAATTGCACCAATGCGaagttttacaatatttcaacaGTAGTGAAATTTGGCTGTCGCTCTTATAATTCTCCCATGACCAAATCATGAATACTTAGGTCCAGTTTCACATCCTTATCAACAAGTCATACTCAATCCAGCTTATCTAGGTCTAAACCTCAAAgaacatatttttgtacatttataacaTAAGAAGTATTAATCTATGAAATCTGACACAGCAATCTACTTACCTCTGCTCGTCGTGACTGAGCCTGAAAGAACACACCTTCTCTATGACCACAACGAGGACAAGGATGGTCTTCTGTTCTTGGCAAGGTGGGATCATGAATTACATCAGATACAATCTGGGTCAGTTCACTAAATAAAACCATCAAATGTTGCTATGAATTATTCTGTTATGTTTTCAATAACTAGCTTAAAAAATTACTAGAAATCAAACTATTAGAACTAGAAGCTTTCTTTGAACATCcattaaaagattaattttaaaataaaattaattcaaaaagcAAGATTATACTCTATTATCTGTTTCAGTTTTCATGCAAGgaacatgattttttaaatacttttgatgATACAATCAACCTCAGAAGATTTTATAGatataacatatttcatattCAACTAAGATGGATAAGACCTAGTATGACTACTTGACTCCATAAATATTAGGATGGAAGAGAAATGGGATTCTTATACAAACTTCACTAAAATACATTTCTATAGATATACATGAAAATGTGAACTGCCTTTTCACAGTATTAGCTcattaaatcacaaataaaaatgattatattttactCACTCAACTTCATGAGTAATTTTATTCACGTATATGCAGTTATTATCAGCCACTTGCTGGTAGTCACAGTTCCGACactaaaattacacaaaattataattatagttaatgtttttattcaaagaCAAAATAATGATTATTCAATACATGTGATAGCATACTACAATATAACTTTACAACAAAAGAACTCAAAATCAATAAAATGTTCAATTAACAAAATTTGTGGATTTTTTA encodes:
- the Polr2I gene encoding RNA polymerase II subunit RpII15; this translates as MTPGISNYETTQEGPGFVGIQFCQECNNMLYPKEDKENKVLLYACRNCDYQQVADNNCIYVNKITHEVDELTQIVSDVIHDPTLPRTEDHPCPRCGHREGVFFQAQSRRAEDEMRLYYVCTSPNCTHRWTE